The following is a genomic window from Candidatus Binatia bacterium.
CGGATGGTCGATTCGCACGTTCGCTGAAATGGAGGAGATCGGCGAGATCGCCGTGGCGACGGAGCCCGATCTCGTCGAGCCGATGCGCGAGCTCTGCGCGCGGGTCGCCCCGAAACGCGACGTGCGCGTCGTACCGGGCGGCGCGACGCGCCGCGAGAGCGTGCGTCGAGGGTTGAGCGCGATCTCCGCCGCGTGCGACGCCGTGCTCGTGCACGACGGAGCGCGGCCGCTCGTGCGCGCCCACGACGTGCGCGCGGGGATGCGCGAAGTGCGCGCGGGGCGGGCGTCGCTGCTCGCCGTTCCGGCGGTAGACACGATCAAGCTCGTGGACGCGGCATCGCGCCGCGTCGTCGAGACGCTCGACCGCAAGCGGCTCTGGGCGGCGCAGACGCCGCAGTTCGCCGCCGCCGCCGATCTGCGGGCCGCGCACGAGCGCGCGGAACGCGATGCGATCGAGGCGACCGACGACGCCGCACTGCTCGAGGCCATTGGAGTGGAGGTCGTCGTCGTTCCCTCGACGAGCGAGAACTTCAAAGTGACGCACCCCGACGACGTGGCGCGCGCGCAAGCGATCCTGCGAGAGCGGGTCGCGTGATGCGAATCGGTCACGGTTTCGACGCGCATCGTCTCGTCGAAGGCCGAGCCTTCGTGCTCGGCGGCATTCGAATTCCGTTCGAGCGCGGCGCGCTCGGCCACTCCGACGGCGACGCGCTCGCGCACGCGCTCGCCGACGCGCTGCTCGGCGCGGCCGCGCTGCCGGACCTTGGCTCGCGCTTCCCGGCGAGCGACGCGCGGTGGAAGGACGCGGACTCGATGGAACTGCTCGAGCGATGCGCCGCCGCCGTACGCGACGCCGGCTTTGCAATCGTCAACGTGGATGCGACCGTCGTCGTCGAGCGGCCGAAGCTCGCACCGCACGTCGAGGCGATGCGCGCGAACGTCGCGGCGCGGCTGGGCGTGGACGTCGGCGCCGTCGGCGTCAAGGCGAAGACGAGCGAAGGAATGGGCTATACCGGCGACGGCAGCGGGCTCGCGGTCCACGC
Proteins encoded in this region:
- the ispD gene encoding 2-C-methyl-D-erythritol 4-phosphate cytidylyltransferase, whose product is MTWGAVVVAAGRGTRLGGPKQLIELAGTPMAGWSIRTFAEMEEIGEIAVATEPDLVEPMRELCARVAPKRDVRVVPGGATRRESVRRGLSAISAACDAVLVHDGARPLVRAHDVRAGMREVRAGRASLLAVPAVDTIKLVDAASRRVVETLDRKRLWAAQTPQFAAAADLRAAHERAERDAIEATDDAALLEAIGVEVVVVPSTSENFKVTHPDDVARAQAILRERVA
- the ispF gene encoding 2-C-methyl-D-erythritol 2,4-cyclodiphosphate synthase, with product MRIGHGFDAHRLVEGRAFVLGGIRIPFERGALGHSDGDALAHALADALLGAAALPDLGSRFPASDARWKDADSMELLERCAAAVRDAGFAIVNVDATVVVERPKLAPHVEAMRANVAARLGVDVGAVGVKAKTSEGMGYTGDGSGLAVHAVALID